CAGGGTTCTACCTCCATATTCATGGAGGGTAAGGAACACAAGGACCAGACTCCTAATAATATACAAAAATGCCTTTTTGGGGTGCAGGGAGGGATCTCTTCAGATAATGTTCAGCCTCAACTATCAACTGAACATATTAGGATTGTATTTTATTAGAACATAAAGGGTGAAGGGCTGTGCCTCATTGTAGTCTTGTGTAAAACAGACCAGAGCCAGCTAAAGTAAATTACTACTTAAGTTCAGATGAGAAAGCAGGGTATTGACAGTAGGAATAAGATACCTGATCAGATAAAAAttcaagtgaaaaatgaagtaaataaatGAGAGTAAAGTATCACTCTTCAAAGGTTTTACATGATCACAACTGAACaagagttcagttctgttcagtgaCCTACCCGTGGAAGTTCTACTGAATGAACTGTCTAGTAGGTAGCCGGGTGTGTATTATCCATTATTTTGAAAGGCACATAAAAGGCAAAAATAGTCACTTACTGATCGCACCACATCAATGATAGGAGCAGCTCCTGTCTTGTTCTTGGCAGCATTTACTCGTGTCTGCTCACTAACCAAGGTCCACAATTTATCAAGGTTGACAGTCGGGCAGAAACTCTGGTTCCTCTTTAAGTGGTAATGCCTCATACCAACTTTCCCAAAGTATCCTGGGTGACTGGGAAAACAAGGCAACCATTTTCATTACCTCATTCCAACTGAGCTACGTTTAccatcttcacagtccatctcccTCCATGACAGTGTACACTGTTCACTTGTGCAGAAGAGCAACCTAGTAGGAACTCCACTTGTCGAGTAAAACAAATCTTAGGACTAGAATTCAGGTCACTTGAGAGCTTCTACACCCTCCTATCACACTGGACTCCTAAACAAGTAGTTTTAATACCACCCCGCTAAGTTGTCCGCATAAATAGATCTAAAGGTTGTGTAAGTCAATCTGATGCATGTCACTAACCTGGTGACTGACTATGCCATAAGGGCCACAGCCAGTGAATAAAGTCAGCAGTTACTCTTCGAGGACTCTAGCACACTAAGGCAACAGTGGATACCCAAGCGTGACTCTAGCCTCGACAAGTGATGACAAGTTCAGTTCACATCAAACataaactagagaaaaaccagcaACAGACAAGGTTCGTGAGTAGTGAGACTTGCTTCCCGCTGAAGACGTTCTTAACTACCCTCTACCCCTAAATCCCAAGCTAGTATTGTCAGTAAAAGGACAGTGAGAAAACCACTCACTATTTGTCGAAGTTGATCCTGTGATGATGCATGCCACCAGCATTACCTCGGCCTCCCGGGTGTTTCCGGTGTTTGCCTGCAGGAACACATAGCTACATGGCTAAAATAGCCTTCTCCAACCCGTCAATACTATTGTAGCAAAAGCATTTCCCCATACTTCTGGGCCTTGGCTTAATATCTCTTCCAGCAATGTTGCTCCTTCAAGACTCTTGGGATAAATACCACTTTGCAGTGTTCCACGTAACACTAACACAGTACTTCATGCCTTCAACCAATTCAATACTGGGTCTCGTTCCATTTCCAACCCCCCAACTCATGTGAAATTCTCTACAACCGGAGCACAGACGATTCTCAAATAAAAAGCAAGCATCTAATGATCCAGTTCAATCCAACTCGACCGCCATGAGCTCTGACAAACCCACTTCACTTAGCTACCTACTGACAACCCAGCAGCCGGCAGGTAGAGTCCAAGGCCGACCAGAATGGGGAAACAGCACTTACCGATGCGGCCGTGGCCGTGGCTCACGTGGCCCCTAAGTTTCCGGGTCTTCCTTAGTCTGGATGGCTGTATGGGAAAAGGTACTTAGTGAGAAAGCCTAAGGGAAGCGGGTTAGGGGGCAAAGCTTGCCAGTCTTTGAGGGACCCGCAGGCAAAGGGGTTTGCTCTGTGGCGCCTTCAGCAAAACTGAGGTTACAGCCATGCCTGAAGCCGTGCGGCCTCATCAGGGAAGATCCCGGGCGCCCCGGCCCGCGTGTCTCAAGAATCTAAGCTCCTGGATGAACACGCGGCCCTAGCTTCCCCGCCCTGCTCCGGGCCCATGCCGGCCACTCCGCCCCGCGGCTGGCCATACGCAGCCTTGGAAGACCAGGGCAAGCTCGGGAGTAGGTGGCTGGGGTGCTTGGTGAGTAAAGCTCGCGGGCTGAGACTACGACTACGCGGACCATCCTCAGGAACCACCTACCATGTCGGCGGCTTAAGGGAAAGAGGAAGGCTCCCGCGAAGTCTCGCGATCTACCGAGCACGGGGGCGGAGTTATCGCCTCACTTCCTGTCTGGGAGGCAGGGTCGCGGGCGGGGCCGCTTTGGCGTCGCGGGTCTCGCGCGACTTCGGGTCTTGAGTTTTCCTTTTCCTGTGGCCTCCCTGTTAGTTACAGAGCTGTTCCGGAGGCTGCAGTGGGCGGGGTATCGTTTCTGTGATGTCCCGCGGGCGCTGGCGCTCAGAGGCTATCTGTCTCGGAAGGCGGGGTTTGGCGCCCTAAGGTGCATTCGGTTGTGGCTCTGTTGGGCCTGGCTTTTTTCCCAGCGCCAAGGCCCCGGAATCCGTCGGGACCACCGTGTTTCTCAGCTCCTCACCAACTGCCCCATACCTCAGCGACCCCGCGCTTCTCGCTGTGTAAGAACACAGCGAGGTCGTCTTGGCCCGGGCGGTAGCGGTTGCTTGCGTGTCCCCTGGCTGCATTGAGGGACTGTTTGACCCTCAGTGTGCCCACCCGGTCTCTCTCTCTGCACCCTTTCAAGTCTTCGTAGATGTCTCTACCACCCTCTGGGAGTTGCTCGGCCCACCCTCTTGAGTGGGCTCAAGGTCTTCCTTTCTCCTTGTGCCATTGTCCTGGGCATTTCACTTTAAACAAGCTCCTTTTAGGGACCTCTACACCAGGTTGCTTTAGGGTCCTTTGTTCTCCAGACTGTAAATCTACCCGTCCATTTTAATTTTCCCTGGAACCTGCTTAGCATGCGCATGACCTCGTCTTCTGGACCAGAGAATCGCTCCTCGATTAGGACTCTGCAAGAGTCTACTCTTGCAGAACTTCTCTGACTCATTCAGTTATTGTTGCTTACTTCTCCCCACTGTGCTACCTTAAAATCTACCACAAAACTCTTCTTCTTGTTGGTCCATATTTATCTTTCCTACCATACCAAATTCCTTAAAGGCTGGAGGATTCTTTTACCCATGCACTCCTAGCTCCCGGCATGAAGTACACGTTCAACAAATGATCCTTAAGTGAATGAATGCACCTGCCCTCACCTCCCTTTGTAGATTAAAGTGGAAGAGGCGTCTTCCCGTTTTAAGTCTTAACCTGTGTTCAGGATCACCGTCCTCAGTTAACTCTAGTGTGGGCTGcgtgtgtgaattttctgttcCTTGTTCCCTTCAGCTAAAATATAGTTTAGCTAAAGTATCCTAAATTCTCCCTGTTTCTGTTTATtacctctcctctttccttttcagcCAGGCTCCCCAAAAGAATAGTCAACAAATCCTGTTAATGCTAGCTTCCCATTCATTGTTCAATCCACTGCCATCTGGCTCTCAGCCCCATTATTTCAATGAAATTGCTCTTACCAATGTCATCAATTAACCAAACACCAAACTGAATGGCCCCTTCCTCATATcacttgttttttctgttttactttacCCATTTGACTCATTTTTCTAGCTCATCTCTTgccttcctctgtcttcccttcagGTTCTTCTAACTTTGTCCACCATTTAAATATTGGTGTTCTTCAGCCTTCTGCCTGTCCCCCTCTTTTCATAGTACACAGTCTTCTTGGGTGAACTCGTCTTGAGTGGCTTCAATTCACATCTCTGTTGCTGAGCTCCACAATCATTCACTTATGGTTAATTTCTGGTTAGTGTCTCAGCCATTCTAAGATAAACTAGATAGACAAATCCAAAGACTTGACTCTTTTCCAGCTCACTGGTGCCTTCCTTATTCTGTATCTTGGTGTGCAGCCTTGGCAACCTACATAGTGATGTCAGGGAGACTTGAAAATTGTCCCCAAACATTCTTTTCCTCTAATACATTGTCATCATGTCATTTTTTCTATACCTAGCCTCCTTTTTTAGCCTTTGTGCTAAAAAGCACAGCTTTCATTAACACCCTTATATCTCTTATCTGGAGTTCAGCACCCTCTTGTGATCATCCTGTCTGCATTCTAAACCTCCTCCAATCCCTCTGTCCTTCACACCTCTGTCAGGTTAATCTTTCCAAAATGACTCATCCCTTCACTTCATAAAAAAGTTTGGAACAGAACTCCCTATTAGCTACAGAACACCGCCCACTTGCCTTTCCAGACTAACCTGAGCTTTTTCCCTACACAAGCTTTCTGCTGCAGCCAAACTTAGTACAGCCCTTCTACCTTTTTTCCTGTGCTAGTGTCATTTCTCATGCCTGGAGTACTTATCTTTTTCCTAACCAGATGCCCTGAAGTTTCTTCAACCTTGAAGTCCTACCTTACATTCTGCTGCTTCAAGAATATTCCAGTCCACAGTAAGAATAGCCAAATACACCTTGCAGTTTACAAAATATGTCTGTCTGCCTGAGTGGGCAGCTCTATTAGCCCCATTGTATGAATGAGAGAGTTGAGACACAGAAGATTGACTGATTTGTCAGAGGCTACAGAGCAGCTGCTAATCAGAGCCTAGACCTAGCCTTAGGTTTTTTTCTTCAGATCTCCTGCTTTTACCTCAGTAGTCACTCCCTCTGACCTCACGACATTATGGTCTTCATCACTCCTTCAATCCTTATTCACACACTGTCTGTACCAGCAGAAAGAGCCTTGAGAGTTGGGGGCAAGGCATAAGAGACCTCATCCTCTATTTGACATCAAAAGTGGCCTGTAAGTGCACAAGTAATgagctgagctacctggaaacGACCCTTGGTAAGATGGTCTGTGAATGGAGGTAAGCTGGGCAGAGTTTGGGGAATGAAAGGTTACCTTCAAGTATCTAGTAAATAGGAACTGGAGCAAGGACCAAGATAGCCCAGGGCGTGGAGGTAGAGTGGTTGGTGGGACACTGCTTCTGGACAGTTGTGTCAGGTTTCTTGGTTACAAACGGGCTACATCTTATCCCTCAGGTCACTCTTCTGAATGGAAGGCCTTCCTGAGCGGTCCAGCACTGAAGTTGGGTTCTGTGTTCACCTGACATTCTTCCTGTTGATAGTTTGATCTCCAGGGTAGGGAGAGTGCCCTGGACAGTTGTCTGCTTTTGGTTTTCTAGCCAGCTCCCTCTTCTTCCCAAGGAAATCATGTAACTTTAACATAAGGCTCCTGTGGGGTTTGTCAGCGTGGGTCAGTTTCCCTGTGTCAGTCAGCTCTGAGAGAGCTAACAAAGCTAAATTCTGTATATGCAAAGTTAAGTAGATGCTAGACATGAGGTACTGGGTGACCTAATGTCACCAGGCACAGGGGGCATGATCGTGGACATGACCCCTGAGAGGCCTCTTTCTCTGTGACATCTCTTCTGAAGTAGAGCATGGCCTGTGACATCTCAGACATGTGGACTCTCCTCAGAGAGTCAGGGCCTCAGAAAATGCCTGGGAAATGAGCAGAAGGGAGACAGTGCTGGGCAGCAGCCTGGTGAGGCAGGTGTTTGCAGTACTGACCTTCTTACTCCCTCAGCCCTCTCTCCAGGTGGCCTTGTGAACACACTGCCGCCTGAAGAAGGCCTGgtggtccctttctcttcctttcctctctgggtTCCTGATTTCATCAGCGATCCTTCAGACAGCAACAACAGCCTGGGTGCATTCAGCCTTGCTTTCTTGCTCTCCATCTTCAGAGTTGTACATTTGGAAATATGTTGCTCTCCTTTTTCAagtggggcttcactggtggctcagatgataaagagtctgcctgcagtgcaggagacccaggttcgattcctgggtcgggaagatcccctggagaaggaaatggcaatccactccaatatccttgcctggaaaattccatgggcagaggagcctgacagactacagttcatggggttgcaaagagtcggacacaactgagcaacttcacttttgtttctttctcctttttcaagTAGAGGATTAATTTAAGATGGGACGAGTCAGGATGTCTTTTCTAAGTGAGAATTTGAGAAAAACTCAGATCCGAATTTACttcagaaagaattttaaaacttacatgtcatagaaaagacaataaaacatgaaagaaaaatttgaaaaaaatataagtaCAAACATCTCAAATTATAATACCTTACAATACTGTTTTCATGTCTGATTATTACCTTTTAGTTGTTATTCACATGGAGACATAGCTGTCTGCAAAGCTGATGATCATGGTACACAAATCTTTTTGTATTCTGTTTTTGGTTTAATACTATTACATTTTTTCTGTATCACTACCCAGTattcatgattattatttttaacagctaGTAGTTTATCTTCAGCACATACTATAATTTACTAAGCAATTTtcttatgtgttttcttttttttttcctttcttattgttCTCATTGTGTTCTTTGCTATTGGAGAAAATGATGCAATGAACTCTGGTGTATGTgtagcttttttcttcttctgttgaaTAACTTGTCTAGGATAAATTcccaggagtgagattactgTATTATAGGGTACGAACATTTTTATGATTCATTTTATGTtgctatatgtatgtatattttttataaatggaTTGTACCAGTTTATGCACCATCAGCACGTGTGGTTTCCAGTTTAAACTACACCAGGTTCagagtttttgcttgttttattttgtttttgcttttatcagTAGTTTTTGATATAGCCACAATATGGCATTTAGGGGGAAATTCATAGGACCACACAAGGTTTTCTTTattacaaagtaaaaataaatataattcgaGGACTAAGAGTCCTTCCTTTCTGTGttggatagatttttaaaaaaaatctcattgttCTATGTGGCAAATGCATTCCTAACAGCTTTGTTGGAAGCTAGGATGGAAAACCTTGCTGCCATTAAACTCAGAATAGCAAAATGTGAAGGGAAGAATGCCAGGATCTTCGAGGGCAGTTCATCCAATAGCACAACGAATTCAATTGCTCTTGAGTTTTATTTTAGATGATAAAATTCATGGAAAGAACACAAAAGTTTTGGTTCATTTCCTACCCCTGTTTTCACTAGCTGAATGATTTTGAACAAGTAGCATTTTCTCTTTCAATCTTAGATTACTTGTCTGTATAATGAAAAAATACTgtgattcactcattcattttagaaatatttattgggcacATGCTGTGTATTCAGACACTATGTATAGGTGCCAGGCAGTGAGGGGAAGGTACCATGGTGAACACAAAAGACAAAGTCCTGCCCTAGGACTGTATCTAAAACAGGCAGTGAACAAGTACACAAATAAATAATGTATCACATTCAACACAGTCTAGCATAGAGTAGGTACTCTCTCTTTACTTGGTGTTCTTCCCTCCCATTTTCCCCCCTAAAATGTATACTATTTTGATGATAATTTGTTCTGTACTACCCATGCAAACAATCTTTGAAATTCTAACTCCCAGTATGGTACAGAGTGACTTGCTCTGTTATTCCTTGGCCAGGTTACAGAAACCCAGTtaatctctcccttctctcacctcTGGGAGTGGGATCTTAAGGGAGATGGTTTGTAAGCAAGGTAACATACGTGAGGTTTCCCTTCTGTCTTTCCAGTCTTTCGCTTTAATTTAGCTCAAGTCGCTTCATGACTTAAAGTGGAGGTCATAAGCTGATCGCTGGTATACTTTGTTTGACTCATGCTGTTacgatttttttaaatttagttggttgccaacatttaaaattttttttaaaatttggatttcTGGTGTTTTGAAAAAACTAAGACTCGGCAACACTGGACCCACATTCTTTTAGGTGAGGCTCTTTACTGTTTATATGACTAACCCCTGGAGGCATTTGAATTGGCTACCCCTGGCTTAAGTACATTCTGCCAAGCAGCCCCTTAACTTTCCAGGTCAGGGAATataggaaggagagagaagagctaAATAATGGTGAAAAGGAAGAGGGGATAGAAACGGGATCATTTGGCCTTCCCTTGCTTATCTTCAAATCAGAGACTCattgcatgtgcatgctcagtcatgtctgactctttgcagccccataaactgtagtccgctaggctcctctctccgtagaattttccaggcaagaatactggaagtacAAATACCATTTtgtacttcaggggatcttcccgatccagggatagaactcacgtCTACTGTGTCTCCCgcgttggcagatggattctttactattgtgccacctgggaaaccagagACTCATTGCTGTGCCTTTAATTTAACCTTTACCCGCATAGAGTTAATTCAATTGCTCTTCTAAGACAGAAATCAAATACTTACTACTTTATATTCTTACCCTGAGTTGTGCCCACTGGTTTGGAAAGCCATGCCACTTCCTCAGATACCCAGAATGGTCATTCAGAGTCTATTGCAGCTGTTCTCAAAGGGTAGTCTAAAGGCCCATGGAGGGGGTCCCTGAGACCCTGTCAGGGGTTCCACAAGGTCGAAACAATTTTCACAGTAATACTAAGATGTTATTGGGCCTCTTTACTGGGTTGACATTTGCACTGATAGTGCCAAAGCCAACGTCAAAGATGGTGTGAAACTGCTGGTATTTACGTGTATGCCTCACAGCCGGCATTGGCttgtaaaagaaaagaagataaaaagagaagAGCCAGTTCCACTGAAGAATGTCCATGTTTATTAACGTTCAATCCTTGAATACAAGTTTCTTTAATATTCTGTGTGAAGAAATAAGTATGCATAAAGCACTTCTGCTGTTTATCAAAGTGAGGAACTGTAGTTGTATCCCTATTTGACTTGCATGCTGCActagctttattattattttgtagaaTACTAGTTTTATTTGAACAACTGACAGACAAACTGATTATTCAGGCTTGGGAATTTGgcagatattttctttaaaaatgaagtgaGCCTATCActtcaagaaagaaaacactttaTTTGTTGCCAATGATAAAATTTGGGCTTGCAAGCAAAAATTAGAATTCTGGTAAAGTTATAGCTGCCTCTGTGGATTTGACAACTTCATAACATTTACAGAATTTTCTGATGCAATTAGAGGTGATATTAAAGAGTGACTTTTTTTCTGTAATGAAATATGTCAATATTTGGAATATTTGCATTAATCATTGAATTGGTATTTTCCAAGTCAATGCTTGGTGTTATAAAAATTATGCCTGGGTTAAAGAGTGTTTCAAAGTGTTAAAGCAGACTGGTGGATGGTAATGTAACAGGATAAGAAAAGTTCACTGATGGAGTATCAGATTCCACCAACCTTGAAGAAACTACTGCTCTTGGATAGCCTCTGCCTACAGTAGCTTGAAGCAGGACTTCCAttcctggccagagattgaaGTTAGGCTATGTCAGTGAGATCACTGAATCctaccattagaccaccaggcaCCAGTGGTCAGTGATAAGGTTCTAGCCAGTCAGTTGTGTAGAAATGAATTTCCACATAGAGATGGAAAGTACTGAAGCAAGTAAAgtgtttgttgctgctgctaagttgcttcagtcgtgtctgactctgtgcgaccccatagatggcagcccaccaggctccgctttccctgggattctccaggcaagaacactggagtggcttgccatttccttctccaacgcgtgaaagtgaaaaatgaaaagtgaagttgctcagtcgtgtctgactcttagtgaccccatggactgcagcctacaaggctcctctgtacatggggttttccaggcaagagtactggagtggggtgccattgctttctccgagtaaagtgtttattaggaggcAAAAGGGTAtgtgtggatagacacatgggTGGGCTCAGAGAGAGAGCTTGCCCTCATGGTAGTTTAAATCACTTTTATGAGGCATTTCTTCTGGatttcctttggccagtcatcACTGCCTTATTCTGAGTCCATATTTAGCTTATCTCAGTGTCCTCTGATGTGTGTACGTGCAtgtcttagccaagatggattccagtgaaGAGGCCTATGGGGTAGCTTGACATCGCTTCCTATGAATTGATGCCCTCCCTTTTGACCTCCAGGGAGCTTTCCTGTGTATGTatagtcaggaaggtctccttgacTTCAAGAATGAGGAATAGGTGGTCTTTTATGTCTTATTGGGCAGGGCTTAGCTTCTCCCTCCTGCTGTTTTTGAGTATCTATGCATAGCAGACGAACTCCATCTGCCCAGcctggggcccatctatctcctgacTCACTACCACTTGTTAAATTTTGGTGTACTATCAAAGAAGATTATCTACAATTATCTAATAAGGCTATTAAAATACTTCTATCTTTTCCAACTGTAAAGCTGTTTGAGGCtggattttcttcatatactgTAAACAAAACAACATGTAATAGATTGACTGAAGAAGCTGGTGTGGGAAAAGCCAGCTTCTATTAAGTCTTCTGCTGAGCCAGACATTAGGAGgtttgcaaaaaggcaaaaacaatGTCACTCTTCTCActaaatttattatttgaaagtattttttcctgaaaagtaTGTTATTCATGTTGACTTGTAATAGGTTTATTGTGtttgaatgaattaatattttaaaattatctcacTTTTAACTTATAATATGGTAAATGGCAGTAGATATAACCACATAAGTAAAATCTCTTTGGGGTCCTCAACACTTAAAATAAGTAAAGTGGTTCTAAGACTAAAAGGTTTGATATTCTCAAAAGTCTGGCGAAATAAACTTATCCACATTTAAATCTTTTAAGAGACATTGTCCTCACCTCCATCAGGGCTGCTACTGTGGCTGTGCTCTGGAAAGTAACTGCTCTTAGAGCCTCAGAATGAATTCAAGATAAAAGCCCATCCGTTACTTTATTTAGTGGCATCTTCCTGGGCTCCCAAGAAGCCtggcccctcctgcctcctctgtccttaATGCGCTTGGCTCCCAAAGACTGGAATTGAAGTGACAGTTCTCTTAAATAATTATAGAGCTCTGAAtttgaattaaatgaattttggttttgtttttttataaata
This sequence is a window from Bubalus kerabau isolate K-KA32 ecotype Philippines breed swamp buffalo chromosome 15, PCC_UOA_SB_1v2, whole genome shotgun sequence. Protein-coding genes within it:
- the RPL27A gene encoding large ribosomal subunit protein uL15, with amino-acid sequence MPSRLRKTRKLRGHVSHGHGRIGKHRKHPGGRGNAGGMHHHRINFDKYHPGYFGKVGMRHYHLKRNQSFCPTVNLDKLWTLVSEQTRVNAAKNKTGAAPIIDVVRSGYYKVLGKGKLPKQPVIVKAKFFSRRAEEKIKGVGGACVLVA